Part of the Fragaria vesca subsp. vesca unplaced genomic scaffold, FraVesHawaii_1.0 scf0512648, whole genome shotgun sequence genome is shown below.
TGACATTCATTTCTGATCGGAATTCTGGTCTTCTTAGTGCCTATCCGCATGTCTTTCCCAATAATCcacatggtttttgttttaggcACCTTGTAGAAAATCTCTCCAAAAAGTATCCAAGTCAGTCACCCCTTCATAAATCTGTTCCTTATTTGTTCATGTGTTGTGCTTATTCTCGCACCCCGGACTCATATGAGACCAACCTTGCAAAATTGAAGGAGGAACGGGGTTCTATTGTTGAAGATTTTCTAAAGGACCTTCCCAAGGAGAGCTGGTGTTCGGCTTTTTTTTATGGGGAGAGGTTTGGTGAAATGACCAACAATTTGGCCGAGACTTTTAACAATTGGGTGGGGGATTTGAAGAGTCTTCCTATTTATGATCTGAATGAAGGTATTAGAACCAAGTCTATGGAGAGAATTGCTGAGCGGAAAGAAGGGTCAAAGGAATGGGTCACTGTTTTGTGTCCAAacatggaaaagaaattgattaaTAACTTGGCGGTTGGGCGACATTGGCGAGTTATGAGATCTGATACATCTGTTTATGAAGT
Proteins encoded:
- the LOC101305029 gene encoding uncharacterized protein LOC101305029, which gives rise to MCCAYSRTPDSYETNLAKLKEERGSIVEDFLKDLPKESWCSAFFYGERFGEMTNNLAETFNNWVGDLKSLPIYDLNEGIRTKSMERIAERKEGSKEWVTVLCPNMEKKLINNLAVGRHWRVMRSDTSVYEVQCQKYRVMVNLGEDFVCSCGEWKCHGFPCSHALVAIQQHGASPYLYVSPYYKVDKF